DNA from Coffea arabica cultivar ET-39 chromosome 10c, Coffea Arabica ET-39 HiFi, whole genome shotgun sequence:
TGAATTGGTGGTTTGTGAGGAATGAGGGTGAAGAGCTGATGTTGAAGGCGGTTGTTGTGTTGATCGCCCTTTACCGGAGGAGGAGGATCGCTTAAGGCTCTCACCGCAAACTTCCGCTTCAAAGTTTTAGTTGAAGAATCATTCCATCTTGCACAACAACCAGTAGCGGTAATACTACTGCTGCTACTACTAATCATGCCCAATTCGGTTCTGAATTCCAAAAGACTACGGAAATCCCgccgctttttttttttttttttttggaagaacaacaaataaataataatgaAACGCATCGAAATCAGCAAATCGAATAACAgaaagtgaaagcaaaaatactaatatacaagttcaaaattAACATTATGATTATATGATGATGGTAGTTTTACCTGGAATGAGGGTAGGGTATGAAGTCGGAGTTGTATCGTGGACATTGAAGCCATTATTATGCTAACAAAAGAGCAAATCTCATTCGCCctaaaatttgaaaacaaaCAAATCAAAATCGAGACATTACTTAAATTGGGGGAGGAGAGAGGTGGATTTTGGGATGATAATATTAGGCACTATTACTCAGTCCTTACGACTACCACCACTAGTTAAAGCTAAGCAGGTGGGGAGAAGGTGGGAGCTAAGTAGATAGGAGGGCGAACAAGTCGTCGACGTCGTCGTCGTCGTTTCGTTTAAGGATGTTGCTTTTACagtattcttcttcttctaaaaCATTATTACTGGAGTATTAATATTCTTCCTTCACTTTCACAGCACTTTTCATTTCCACCCAGCAGTTTGCGTTGAGACTGAGAGGGAACGGaacttttgtaaatttatcGCCGGCCGGACGACGGACCAGTAGATAAAAAGCCTCCGACCCAACTGCCAAAAGCGTGGGGAAAACGAGAGCAGTGTGTTTTTTCCTCTGTTGGAGTCACTACCACGTCGTCAACCACCTGAACGGAAGGAGGAATGGTGATAGATTGATTTTAACGGTGTTGATTGAATCTTCACGATAACAGATGATGGATTAGGAAGGACGCTGTGCTTCTTCTGCAGGGCCAACCAGCCCAGTAACATCCAATCTCTAACTCTCATCTCATCTGGGCTACTCCGCTTCTGTCTTTTAGCATATTACTTAGTACTTTTATTCACTATATAAGTAGTAGTATTTGTTATAGAAGAAGATGAAATGATCAAGGTTTTGGCCTCCTCCTCTCGATCTGCATTTCGTCCCTTGTGTTACAAACATCCCCAGCCCACCCCCATATTTCCCGAAACCCACaatcttttttcccctttttctttcttgatgaTGGTGGCAAAATCGAAGCAACATGGTGGTAAAcaaaatatgaaacaaaataataataaagttttCACCTCACTCTAATCGTCTGATTGATTGAATCCCAAAATCGCCTACTAACCAATTCAGCAAAATGTAAAAATGCCTTGTCTCTTCCCCTCCTAGTATCTTTTCGAAGATAGTACTAATAGTAGTGTTGTTAGATCCAAACCGAATTGGCTAGTTTGACCGATCCGACCATGAACCAATCTTCTTTTCGAATTGATTTGTAGTATAAAACTGTTTTGattaaaaatcaattaaaactgTAAAAAAATCGGTTAAATCAGTGAACCGGTTCGACTAGTTGATTCGATTCTtgaacttttttttcttctttttcctaaaCATAATTTGAGTTTACCCAAATTATAACACATTCATTTATTAATTGGAATATAAAAAGCCACCCACTTAGTGTAAGTACCAAAATCATTCGTTTTTCTGAATGATCTCTAAACTAAAATATTTTCATCCCTACGATCGTATCAATTTAGCATCAGTAATTCCAActtacattattttgttttaatttagtttttgaagtaGTTTTGATGAATGGACATATTTTATCCATGAACTTAcacttttatatataattattaagtgtatatttgattgcaagtctaatatttttggaaCATTTTATATGATTGGTCGAATATAACCAATAacttaatttcaacatttttaaaacttataaaaatataaaataattatgacaTCATACTGACGCCAacgaattttttgaaaatagtCTGATCGATCCGATTAGTTGATTCCTGACCTAATAGTTTAGTCGAATTGCTATCCGGTTCGAGTTCAATAACATTGCTAATAGTGAATGAATGTATTGCAAAAAGAATTTCTTGTTTTGGAatgatgtaaaaaaaaattttataatctAATTTATTCTATTTTATATAAAGAAAGGAGTCTAAAGAAATTATACAAGAAACTATAAAATAGAGAGTTAGAATTCTCGATCTACAATTGAAAAGGGGTTAATCTTTTTTGAGAAGCCAGCCACTGGCACTGCTCTATTATATGTCTCATCTCAGTAGTAGTAGTACAATTTACAAAATCCTTTTGGGAGGGGTTTGCCTGGCGGGGGAGGTAGTGGTTGGTATATATATAGTAATGATTATTATAGCCAATTGGGTGTGGGAGCAACAACGCAATTGCCTTATCCATCACAAAATGAAGACCATAAGAATTCCTGGTTCAGAAAAAACCCCGTAATTGGTCCTCAAACGATAATCCTACATGGACGTTTCTTGGCCGCAAAAGGCCTCTTCGTCAACTCAACTCAACTCAAATCAACGCTTAACCAAATCAAATACTCCCACATTCGGCCTTTTTGTATTGCTTGCTACTGCTGGCTACACGAATGAACTGAAACTGACTAATCGCACTAGCATATTAATGCTGCTGCTAGTCCTACTATATTGATCTTGATCTTCTTCCTGAAACTGGGCTCTCTTACTTAACACGGCTTCAAATTGAATCATGGCAGCAGAATATACAGGCAAAAGGAATTACAATACCCAACTACTGAATGAACTCGAAGCACTCAGCCACTCCCTGTACCATTCCCACACTTCTACTTCCACAACCCGGAGGACCGCCTCTCTTGCTCTTCCCAGAACCTCCGTTCCTCCAATCTCCTCTGCTGCTGCTGACAACAGCTCAAATAATGACGACAACAAACAACAACTCAATCCAAAGCCTCGATCCAGGCGCATGTCCCTGTCTCCCTGGCGCTCTCGCCCCAAGCTTAATGATTCCGCCGAGGAAGACCAGCACAAAGGCAGGAGCATCCCTAACAAGGACCGTTTCAGCAGGTTGGAGGACCAAGAAAAGGCAGCTGATACTTCTGACAAGAAAAGCCTCTGGAGTTGGAAGCCGATTCGAGCCCTCTCCCATATCGGCATGCAGAAGCTGAGCTGTTTGTTCTCTGTCGAAGTTGTCGCAGTTCAAGGCCTTCCGGCCTCCATGAACGGCCTTCGCCTGTCTGTTTCTGTTAGGAAGAAAGAAACCAAGGACGGAGCGGTGCAGACCATGCCGTCGAGAGTTCAGCAGGGCGCCGCTGATTTCGAAGAGACCTTGTTCATCCGGTGTCATGTTTATTTCACCCCTGGAAGTGGAACCCACGTGAAATTCGAGCCTCGTCCTTTCGTCATATACGTCTTTGCAGTTGACGCCGGAGAGCTTGATTTTGGGAGAAGTTCTGTGGACTTGAGTCACCTCATTCAGGACTCCATCGAGAAGAGCTTCCAAGGTACGCGGGTTAAGCAATGGGACACGAGTTTTAATCTTTCAGGAAAGGCCAAGGGTGGAGAACTTGTTCTGAAATTGGGTTTTCAGATTATGGAGAAAGATGGTGGTATTGGGATCTATAGTCAAGCTGAGGGacaaaaatcaggaaaaaacAAGAACTCCTCATCTTCGATTGCCCGCAAACAGTCCAAGTCGTCCTTCAGCGTCCCTAGTCCCAAGTTGTCCAGCAGAGCTGAAGCTTGGAGCCCTTCACAGACTGGAGCAAGAGCAGATCTTCAGGATATCGATGACCTGAATCTTGACGACCCAGCTCCCGCACCCCAGGCTTGTCCACCTTCCCGCAAGTCTGGAGTTCCGGATGCCAAGATAGAGGACGATCTCCCGGATTTTGAAGTTGTGGACAAAGGAGTTGAGTTCCAAGAAGACAATAACGGGAACGAAGAAGAAGCACTATCCGAAGAGAACTCTGAGAAGAGGTCAGTCTCGAGGGAGGTTGTAAAAGAAATCGTCCACGAACAATTCCATCTCACAAGACTGTCTGAGCTTGATTCGATTGCTCAGCGGATAAAAGCTCTTGAATCGATGATGAAAGAGGAAAAGGCAGAGAAAACGGACGAAGACACCGAGCCACAGAAGTTAGATGCAGAAGAGGAAACCGTGACGAGGGAGTTTCTTCAAATGCTGGAGGATTCAGAAGGCAATGAGATAAAAAAGCTTGGCGATCATGATGAAATCCCCCAATCGAAGTCGGAAGGGGATGAAGACTCGGAAGAAGCTGAGTCGAAGGTCTATATACCAGATCTCGGAAAGGGATTGGGTTGCATAGCTCAGACAAGGAACGGGGGCTACCTGGCAGCCATGAATCCTCTGGACACTGCAGTTGCGAGAAAAGACGCACCAAAACTGGCAATGCAGATGTCAAGGCCCGTGATTGTTCCATCTAAAGCGACGACCGGATTTGAGTTGTTCCAGAGAATGGCTGCTGTTGGCTTTGAGGAACTTGGCTCCGGAATTTTGTCTCTGATGCCTATGGATGAACTCAAGGGTAAAACAGCAGAACAGATTGCTTTTGAAGGCATTGCCTCCGCAATTATCCAggggagaaagaaagaaggagccAGCTCAAGTGCAGCTCGCACATTGGCTTCCGTTAAATCCATGGCAACTGCATTGAGCACGGGAAGGCAGGACAGGATTTCAACAGGAATATGGAATTTGAGCGAAGATCCGGTCGTGGTGGATGAGATTGTGGCATTCTCAATGCAGAAGCTGGAGGTCATGGCAGTCGAAGCTCTGAAGGTTCAGGCAGATATAGGTGAAGAAGAAGCCCCGTTTGAGGTTTCCCCACTGAGTGCAAAGCTAAGCGCTGAGGGGGGCAGCCATCCGCTGGCTTCTGCAATTCCGATTGAGGACTGGATAAGAAGAAAGGCGgtcggaaatgaaaatggtgaGTCAGGGAGCATAACAATCGCTGTGGTCGTCCAGCTGCGGGATCCCCTCAGGCTATACGAAGCGGTTGGAGGTCCAATGATAGCACTAATCCATTCGAGTGCTTTCAATGACGCAAAAGTAAAGCCCGCAGGCAGCTACGATGATGAGGAAAAGATGTTCAAAGTTGGAAGCTTGCAGGTTGGGGGTTTAAAAGGCAGGAGCGGAGGGAGAAAGACTGAATGGGACTCTGAGAAGCAGAGGCTGACGGCGATGCAGTGGCTAGTGGCGTACGGGTTGGGAAAGGCAGCTGGGAAAAAGGGGAAGCGTCAGGCGTCCAAGGCCAAGGGACAGGAGGACATTCTCTGGAGCATTTCCTCGCGAGTAATGGCTGACATGTGGCTCAAGGCAATCAGGAATCCAGATGTCAAGTTCAccaagtgagagagagagagagagagagaagtcaTCATGGTTCTTTCTTACTTACTATGGACGTATGAACTATGAATGAGTCGTAGTACTATACATTATACAATACAGTactgtatgtatgtatgtatctatctgtcccccccccccccccccggttTTTTTTGTTCATATAAATACACCAAACTCTAGTTTAGTTAGTCGGTCCTCGTGTTTGTCGTACCCAATTTAGTAGCCAAAGAAAAGGGGTAAATCAAATGCAAGGACAAGGCGGCATCGAAAAATGTCTTCCACTGTCGTCTCTCGTCTCTGTTAGCAGCCACGGCATGGCCTCCATCCATCCCTAAAGGCCTAAAATTGTAGTCAGAGGAAgtttataaattaaaaaatgatttaatACTACACTACATGAAGAGCAGCATGAATCTGAAAATAGAGAGGCGTGAATTTAGCATCACCGACCAAATGCTACCGTCCGCACGTGATTGTGTATCAAGAATACCAGAGCTGAAAAGTATAAACTGACAGTCCATCCAGAAGAGGAGTAAAGGCCGGAaagattgattatttgatttgaGGGCAccgtattttcttttttttctttttttttttttgtgagggCCACCGTACCGTACCGTATATTATAACTCAGTCAAGAAAGGCATTAATAAAGCACTCCAACCGTATCATATCTCGATGAATCTTCCAGAGGTTCCTCATCCAACATCCGCCCCTTACATTCGTAAACATGCATCTCGCcgctattattattattatttctacGTTTCTTGGCACGAGACGAGACTATGGCCTTCTTTCGGATCTTGTTCTGGTTCAATGAAAAACTCCAAACATTACAAGGGATAGTAGAAGTGGTAACACATTCTCGACTAATATCCCTACCAACTAAGTTCAATCATAACAAATAAATTGGATTCTCCGCTCTGTTCCGTGTTCACAAGGCCCATACGGGCTGCCGCACTGCTTTTCTGCAACAATAGATTCCGGTCACCAGACGCTACCTCTCCGGGCCTCAAACTTAACCAAACAATAAAATATCAAAACAAAAAGACGGACCACCATGGCCATGGGTCAAAAGGGAAAGAGGCATCCGGAGAGATATTACCGCTGAGCTACAAAACAGCGGTCCTCTTCACTTTAGCGAGGACAATTCCGCAACATGAACACATTTTCCTCGAAATGGTAATATTGGGGGCATAGATGACATAAACTGAACGTATTTTCCACGGAATGGTAATATCGGGCATATAGATGACATAAAATTAACGTATTTCACGAAATCGTGACATCAAAGCATTTCTGGTGCCACGCATCAATGCGAGAAATGATATCTCAGTTTTTACTAATCATAATCcaacaaaaaatggaaaattccttttctttcgtGAATGCCAACCTACTCTCACAAATCATATCTTAGATTCCACCTTCCATTCATATCAGCATTGATTGTCCAGTTGTTTTCTCTAATCTGCATATATGGAACCTAAAACAACagtggaagaaagaagggaaaacaaaaaaaaaaacaaaaacaagtccATTAAAGACACCATACACATACAAAACTAAGTAAGTGACAAGTTTACAACATACAAAACTACAATGAAGAGAGAATAAAAGCAAAACAAAGCAGATGAGTGATAGCAATTTTTCCAAAAGTCCCACCTTTCCTTGTTCTTCTTGTATAAACTTGCAATAGATAATTGGGCCTCAGCAAGGCATTCTATATTGATTTTCAGTGTTAATAAAAAGGGTAATAAGTGGTTCTCTAGGCCTTGCTCAGGCATCGTCTCTTGCTTTTCCAagtaaacaaaacaaaatgaaaaaatattcaaaaagaaAACGTCTAAGACATGAAGGACAAGCTAGGTACGTAGGAAAAGAGCAACCAAGATCCCTCcttaggaagaaaaaaaaaaatcaatgtcTCTCAACTTATATGCTTCTTAAAAAGAAGATATGTATTTTCTATATACCACACAACATCACGCCATAAACCATAAGCATTTTCTAAATGCATCTAATGTCAGATCTTGGTTTTGCTGTACTTGGAACTGTGATCTCCGCAATCCAAAGCTAGTTCTTTTGTCATGTCAAACTATgttattttgtttcatatttccTACCTAAGGTAAGACCACTAGATCTTGTAATGCTTCTTCATCAAAAGGATCTATTGCTCCAACCCCATACAAACTCTCTCCAGGAAAGGTTTGAATTAACCACATTCTGCAATATGGTTTTACTCAGTCCATTTTGACAAACATGGTCAACCTCCAGTAGTCTTTGTCTTAATgtttattaattaatttatttattttgatgtaTCATCGTCCAGCCAAACCCAAGAATGTTTCTTTTGCTTACTCTATTTTATTCGCTCTGCGGCGGATTGATCCTGAATACCAAGACTACCACTTCCAGGCAGCCATTGACTTTCAAAATTTATGAAATTAGGCGttgattcaattttgttaagaaaaaaaatgaattggtgACTATTCCTGCTATCACCACAAAGAGAAGGAAGCAGAGCTGATGGAGTTGACAGCTAACATAGTTTAGAGTTGCTCAGGTTTCTTCCTTGAATCTGGGAGGAGAAAGTGTTTTAACACATTGATTTTGTAGGAAGCAGTTAAGAAAAGATGAATACCTTATCAAAGACTTCATAACCAACTTTTAGCTTGACATCCTGGTCTGTTTTCAAGTTGAAAATTATCCAAGAAAACTCGGCTGCTCCTCTTGACCTTTTCTGTTAAAAGTAATAGAATGTGCAagaaagagagggaaagaaaaagaatcctCAAAACTCTAAGCATCATCAAATGACACCGTGAAGCAGAAATGAAATAATTTCCATCAGCTGTATGAAAGCCAACTATTTGAACATACTATCCAAAAAAGCAAAAAGCCAAAAAcaataatgaaaattttttttttttttttttttttttgaaaaaggagaggaaaaaagGTACCATTTTCCAACTGAATAAACACAATTGTaatcataaaaaagaaagaggaagggAGCAAAAAGGAGGAGGAGCAGGAACCTGTCTAAATTCCTGGTCAACATCACAGTGGCCCTTAACATGGAAGTTAAAAAAGCCATTAGTAGTGACTGGAAATGCCTTCTTAGCGCGGACGGTATAATGAAGCTTATCCTGCCTATTATATTTCAATCCAACTCCAAGATCTGCTGAAAGCTACTAGCACCACCCCACAAGCAGTAAATTCATTTGTCACAATTCAAATAGAcacaaatttataatttttgtccaataaaaaaaatctaattaatAAATAGGGAAGGGATTACTAGTAGGATTaaggataataataataatcctagaaaagagaaaagagcaaGGAAATTGGTTGAGAGATTTACACTGGGATAAAAGTGTCTAATCAGAGCAGTCAAGCAAGTTGGGGCTCCGAGTCGAGTGTCCAGTTCTCCGTGAAGCTAAACCCACCATAATAAACATGAATTTCACAACaaccaataataataataatcacaataatcataataagggagagagagtgagGGAGGGAGAGGGCAGGCACCTGCAAGTGAGTATTGGAGTCGATGGGCAACTTCTCCTTGGCATGGATTCTCAGAGCTTTCGAATCTCCCCCATACCTAATTGAGGTCTCCATTGCTGATTACCCCACCCTCCAATCCCCTCCTCCTCAACTGCTACGGCCAGCAGGCGGCACTCCGGCCTACCCGCTTTATATGTTATGTGTTAGGACTTCTACTTGCAATCAAATACTCCTCCTCCACACCCGACACTCGTCTTCTTCCCTCTTTCTCCACACTCAACAATTACAGATAGGGAACGCTGCCAGCAAGCGGGCCTTTATTATTtacattttcccttttttttttttttaacccctcccttctttttcttatttggaTCACAATGGGCTTCCTTCAACCACCAAACGAGGCCCAACTCTCACTCACGATTAACCTGCTCACCACTCTATTAAAGAAAATAGTCAATCTCAACTCTCcagttcaatttttattttatatt
Protein-coding regions in this window:
- the LOC113712970 gene encoding protein PLASTID MOVEMENT IMPAIRED 1, translating into MAAEYTGKRNYNTQLLNELEALSHSLYHSHTSTSTTRRTASLALPRTSVPPISSAAADNSSNNDDNKQQLNPKPRSRRMSLSPWRSRPKLNDSAEEDQHKGRSIPNKDRFSRLEDQEKAADTSDKKSLWSWKPIRALSHIGMQKLSCLFSVEVVAVQGLPASMNGLRLSVSVRKKETKDGAVQTMPSRVQQGAADFEETLFIRCHVYFTPGSGTHVKFEPRPFVIYVFAVDAGELDFGRSSVDLSHLIQDSIEKSFQGTRVKQWDTSFNLSGKAKGGELVLKLGFQIMEKDGGIGIYSQAEGQKSGKNKNSSSSIARKQSKSSFSVPSPKLSSRAEAWSPSQTGARADLQDIDDLNLDDPAPAPQACPPSRKSGVPDAKIEDDLPDFEVVDKGVEFQEDNNGNEEEALSEENSEKRSVSREVVKEIVHEQFHLTRLSELDSIAQRIKALESMMKEEKAEKTDEDTEPQKLDAEEETVTREFLQMLEDSEGNEIKKLGDHDEIPQSKSEGDEDSEEAESKVYIPDLGKGLGCIAQTRNGGYLAAMNPLDTAVARKDAPKLAMQMSRPVIVPSKATTGFELFQRMAAVGFEELGSGILSLMPMDELKGKTAEQIAFEGIASAIIQGRKKEGASSSAARTLASVKSMATALSTGRQDRISTGIWNLSEDPVVVDEIVAFSMQKLEVMAVEALKVQADIGEEEAPFEVSPLSAKLSAEGGSHPLASAIPIEDWIRRKAVGNENGESGSITIAVVVQLRDPLRLYEAVGGPMIALIHSSAFNDAKVKPAGSYDDEEKMFKVGSLQVGGLKGRSGGRKTEWDSEKQRLTAMQWLVAYGLGKAAGKKGKRQASKAKGQEDILWSISSRVMADMWLKAIRNPDVKFTK
- the LOC140015677 gene encoding outer envelope pore protein 21, chloroplastic-like; the protein is METSIRYGGDSKALRIHAKEKLPIDSNTHLQLHGELDTRLGAPTCLTALIRHFYPSLSADLGVGLKYNRQDKLHYTVRAKKAFPVTTNGFFNFHVKGHCDVDQEFRQKRSRGAAEFSWIIFNLKTDQDVKLKVGYEVFDKVPYMQIRENNWTINADMNGRWNLRYDL